From one Bos indicus x Bos taurus breed Angus x Brahman F1 hybrid chromosome 7, Bos_hybrid_MaternalHap_v2.0, whole genome shotgun sequence genomic stretch:
- the PLIN4 gene encoding perilipin-4 isoform X2 — MSARDGGQDPPKPKGKTLGSFFGSLPGFSAARNLVANAHSSAREAQPAAEPAGAPAEEAAQPQAQAPTDPEQTARALEKTLLPSDKMISGAKELVSSQMARTKDALSTGMASIVDTAKGVVQGGLGMSQSTLTVTKDAVASGATGAVGVAKGALQTGIDTAKTVVTGTKDVVSTGLTGAVNMAKGTVQTGMDTTKTVLTGTKDTVSTGLTGAMGMAKGAIQTGMDTTKTVLTGTKDTVSTGLTGAVSMAKGTVQTGMDTTKTVLTGTKDTVSTGLTGAMGMAKGAIQTGMDTTKTVLTGTKDTVSTGLTGAMGVAKGAVQTGMDTTKTVLTGTKDAVSSGLTGAMGMAKGAVQTGMDTTKTVLTGTKETVSTGLTGAMGVAKGAVQTGMDTTKTVLTGTKETVSTGLTGAMGVAKGAVQTGMDTTKTVLTGTKDTMSTGLTGAMGVAKGAVQTGMDTTKTVLTGAKDTMSTGLTGAMGVAKGAVQTGMDTTKTVLTGTKDTMSTGLTGAMGVAKGAVQTGMDTTKTVLTGTKDTVSTGLTGAMGVAKGAVQTGMDTTKTVLTGTKDTVSTGLTGAMGMAKGAVQTGMDTTKTILTGTKDTVSTGLTGAMGVAKGAVQTGMDTTKTVLTGAKDTVSTGLTGAMGVAKGAVQTGMDTTKTVLTGTKDTVSTGLTGAMGVAKGAVQTGMDTTKTVLTGAKDTVSTGLTGAMGVAKGAVQTGMDTTKTVLTGTKDTVSTGLTGAMGVAKGAVQTGMDTTKTVLTGTKDVVASGLTGAMGVAKGAVQTGMDTTKTVLTGTKDTVSTGLTGAMGVAKGAVQTGMDTTKTVLTGTKDTVSTGLTGAMGVAKGAVQTGMDTTKTVLTGAKDTVSTGLTGAIGMAKGAVQTGMDTTKTVLTGTKDTMSTGLTGAMGVAKGAVQTGMNTTKTVLTGTKDTVSTGLTGAMGVAKGAVQTGMDTTKTVLTGTKETVSTGLTGAIGMAKGAVQTGMDTTKTVLTGTKDVVASGLTGAMGVAKGAVQTGMDTTKTVLTGTKDTMSTGLTGAMGVAKGAVQTGVDTTKTVLTGTKDTVSTGLTGAMGVAKGAVQTGMDTTKTVLTGTKDTMSTGLTGAMGVAKGTVQTGMDTTKTMLTGAKDTVSTGLTGAMGVAKGTVQTGMDTTKTILTGTKDTVSTGLTGAMGVAQGAVQTGMDTTKTVLTSTKDIVSTSITGAMGVAKGAVQVGMDTTTSILTGTKDVLSTAITGAMGVAKEAVQVGMDTTKSVLTGTKDVLSTSISGAMDVAREAVQIGVDTTTSILTGTKDVLSTSITGAMDVGNEAIQTGMDSTMTILTGTKGAMSSGLSSVGHVAEEGMHTGVGIIPNWLPDSKAATSVGLASSRAPDEGEQTIPSSPQAQLSNHGPLSAEAVFSQEATLGKVDAAPGATTHGQEGVQGFAALRDELEELGEIFQPMSAEEQAQLVATQPRRREVTADQGSYFVRLGDVAPGFRQRAFEHALSHLQHSEFQARDALAQLEDVFREIEEAQQAPAGDASSQAEEAAAGEVLATGALSRACDLVQQLHVAYSRLASGLQGLPTELQWQLQQARHSICELYGLVSSAATVAELPVKRLAESRQGVGQAWRGLEQVLRSVQQGPPLGWLVGPFALPADGQPL, encoded by the exons ATGTCTGCTCGAGATGGAGGCCAGGATCCCCCCAAACCCAAGGGCAAG ACCCTGGGCAGCTTCTTTGGGTCCCTGCCTGGCTTCAGTGCTGCCCGGAACCTGGTGGCCAATGCCCACAGCTCAGCAAGAGAGGCCCAGCCAGCTGCCGAGCCTGCAGGCGCTCCAGCCGAGGAGGCCGCCCAGCCCCAGGCTCAGG CACCCACTGACCCGGAGCAGACGGCCAGGGCGTTAGAGAAGACACTGCTGCCTTCAGACAAG ATGATCTCCGGGGCAAAGGAGCTGGTGTCCTCCCAGATGGCCAGGACCAAGGATGCTCTCTCCACAGGAATGGCTAGTATCGTGGACACTGCTAAAGGTGTGgtccagggaggcctggggatGAGCCAATCCACACTAACAGTCACCAAGGATGCTGTGGCCAGTGGGGCAACTGGGGCAGTGGGTGTGGCCAAAGGGGCCCTACAGACCGGTATAGACACCGCCAAGACAGTAGTAACAGGCACCAAAGATGTAGTGTCCACTGGGCTCACTGGGGCAGTGAACATGGCCAAGGGCACAGTCCAGACTGGCATGGACACCACCAAGACCGTGTTGACTGGCACCAAAGACACTGTGTCCACTGGGCTCACTGGAGCCATGGGTATGGCTAAGGGGGCCATCCAGACTGGCATGGACACCACCAAAACCGTCCTGACTGGCACCAAAGACACCGTGTCCACTGGGCTCACTGGAGCAGTGAGCATGGCCAAGGGCACAGTCCAGACTGGCATGGACACCACCAAGACCGTGTTGACTGGCACCAAAGACACTGTGTCCACTGGGCTCACTGGAGCCATGGGTATGGCTAAGGGGGCCATCCAGACTGGCATGGACACCACCAAGACAGTCCTGACTGGCACCAAAGACACTGTGTCCACTGGGCTCACTGGGGCCATGGGAGTGGCCAAGGGGGCTGTCCAAACTGGCATGGACACCACCAAGACTGTCTTGACTGGCACCAAAGATGCTGTCTCCTCTGGGCTCACTGGAGCCATGGGTATGGCCAAGGGGGCTGTCCAGACTGGCATGGACACCACCAAGACTGTCTTGACTGGCACCAAAGAGACTGTGTCCACTGGACTCACTGGAGCCATGGGAGTGGCCAAGGGGGCTGTCCAGACTGGCATGGACACCACCAAGACTGTCTTGACTGGCACCAAAGAGACTGTGTCCACTGGGCTAACTGGGGCCATGGGAGTGGCCAAGGGGGCGGTCCAGACTGGCATGGACACCACCAAGACTGTCCTGACTGGCACCAAAGACACCAT GTCCACTGGACTCACTGGAGCCATGGGAGTGGCCAAGGGGGCTGTCCAGACTGGCATGGACACCACCAAGACCGTCTTGACTGGCGCCAAAGACACCATGTCCACTGGACTCACTGGAGCCATGGGAGTGGCCAAGGGGGCTGTCCAGACTGGCATGGACACCACCAAGACCGTCTTGACTGGCACCAAAGACACCATGTCCACTGGACTCACTGGAGCCATGGGAGTGGCCAAGGGGGCGGTCCAGACTGGCATGGACACCACCAAGACTGTCCTGACTGGCACCAAAGACACCGTGTCCACTGGGCTCACTGGGGCCATGGGAGTGGCCAAGGGGGCTGTCCAGACTGGCATGGACACCACCAAGACCGTCCTGACTGGCACCAAAGACACCGTGTCCACTGGGCTCACTGGGGCCATGGGTATGGCCAAGGGAGCTGTTCAGACTGGCATGGACACCACCAAGACCATCTTGACTGGCACCAAAGACACTGTGTCCACTGGACTCACTGGAGCCATGGGAGTGGCCAAGGGGGCGGTCCAGACTGGCATGGACACCACCAAGACTGTCTTGACTGGCGCCAAAGACACCGTGTCCACTGGACTCACTGGAGCCATGGGAGTGGCCAAGGGGGCTGTCCAAACTGGCATGGACACCACCAAGACCGTCCTGACTGGCACCAAAGACACCGTGTCCACTGGACTCACTGGAGCCATGGGAGTGGCCAAGGGGGCTGTCCAGACTGGCATGGACACCACCAAGACTGTCCTGACTGGCGCCAAAGACACCGTGTCCACTGGACTCACTGGAGCCATGGGAGTGGCCAAGGGGGCTGTCCAGACTGGCATGGACACCACCAAGACTGTCTTGACTGGCACCAAAGACACCGTGTCCACTGGACTCACTGGAGCCATGGGAGTGGCCAAGGGGGCTGTCCAGACTGGCATGGACACCACCAAGACTGTCCTGACTGGCACCAAAGATGTTGTtgcctctgggctcactggagCCATGGGAGTGGCCAAGGGGGCTGTCCAAACTGGCATGGACACCACCAAGACCGTCCTGACTGGCACCAAAGACACCGTGTCCACTGGACTCACTGGAGCCATGGGAGTGGCCAAGGGGGCTGTCCAGACTGGCATGGACACCACCAAGACTGTCCTGACTGGCACCAAAGACACCGTGTCCACTGGACTCACTGGAGCCATGGGAGTGGCCAAGGGGGCTGTCCAGACTGGCATGGACACCACCAAGACTGTCCTGACTGGCGCCAAAGACACCGTGTCCACTGGACTCACTGGAGCCATAGGTATGGCCAAAGGGGCTGTCCAGACTGGCATGGACACCACCAAGACTGTCTTGACTGGCACCAAAGACACCATGTCCACTGGACTCACTGGAGCCATGGGAGTGGCCAAGGGGGCGGTCCAGACTGGCATGAACACCACCAAGACTGTCTTGACTGGCACCAAAGACACCGTGTCCACTGGACTCACTGGAGCCATGGGAGTGGCCAAGGGGGCTGTCCAGACTGGCATGGACACCACCAAGACTGTCCTGACTGGCACCAAAGAGACCGTGTCCACTGGACTCACTGGAGCCATAGGTATGGCCAAGGGGGCTGTCCAGACTGGCATGGACACCACTAAGACTGTCCTGACTGGCACCAAAGATGTTGTtgcctctgggctcactggagCCATGGGAGTGGCCAAGGGGGCTGTCCAGACTGGCATGGACACCACCAAGACTGTCTTGACTGGCACCAAAGACACCATGTCCACTGGACTCACTGGAGCCATGGGAGTGGCCAAGGGGGCTGTCCAGACTGGCGTGGACACCACCAAGACCGTCTTGACTGGCACCAAAGACACCGTGTCCACTGGACTCACTGGAGCAATGGGTGTGGCCAAAGGGGCTGTCCAGACTGGCATGGACACCACCAAGACTGTCCTGACTGGCACCAAAGACACCATGTCCACTGGGCTCACTGGAGCCATGGGAGTGGCCAAGGGCACAGTCCAGACTGGCATGGACACCACCAAGACTATGTTGACTGGCGCCAAAGACACCGTGTCCACTGGGCTCACTGGAGCCATGGGTGTGGCCAAGGGCACAGTCCAGACTGGCATGGACACTACCAAAACCATCTTGACTGGCACCAAAGACACCGTGTCCACTGGGCTCACTGGAGCAATGGGTGTGGCCCAAGGGGCTGTCCAGACTGGCATGGACACCACTAAGACTGTCCTGACTAGCACCAAAGATATTGTGTCTACTTCAATCACTGGGGCAATGGGAGTGGCCAAGGGGGCTGTTCAGGTTGGCATGGATACCACCACATCCATCTTGACTGGCACCAAAGATGTTCTGTCTACTGCAATTACTGGGGCAATGGGTGTGGCCAAGGAAGCTGTTCAGGTTGGCATGGACACCACCAAGTCCGTCTTGACTGGCACCAAAGATGTTCTGTCTACTTCAATCAGTGGAGCAATGGATGTGGCCAGGGAGGCAGTCCAGATTGGCGTGGACACCACCACGTCCATCTTGACTGGCACCAAAGATGTTCTGTCTACTTCAATCACTGGAGCAATGGATGTGGGCAATGAGGCCATCCAGACTGGCATGGACTCTACCATGACCATCTTGACTGGCACCAAAGGTGCCATGTCCTCTGGGCTCAGCAGCGTAGGGCATGTGGCCGAAGAAGGTATGCACACTGGGGTGGGCATCATCCCAAACTGGTTACCTGATTCCAAGGCTGCCACCTCAGTTGGACTTGCCAGTTCCAGGGCCCCAGATGAAGGAGAACAAACCATCCCAAGCTCCCCTCAGGCTCAGCTCAGCAACCATGGACCTCTGTCAGCTGAGGCCGTGTTCAGCCAAGAGGCCACCCTGGGCAAGGTGGATGCTGCTCCCGGGGCCACCACCCATGGCCAGGAAGGAGTCCAAGGCTTTGCAGCACTCCGGGACGAGCTGGAGGAGCTGGGAGAGATCTTCCAGCCCATGAGCGCCGAGGAACAAG CTCAGCTGGTTGCTACGCAGCCCAGGCGGAGGGAGGTCACGGCTGACCAGGGCAGCTACTTCGTGCGTCTGGGTGACGTGGCCCCCGGCTTCCGCCAGCGGGCTTTCGAGCACGCCCTCAGCCACCTGCAGCACAGCGAGTTCCAGGCACGGGACGCGCTGGCCCAGCTTGAGGACGTCTTCAGGGAG ATTGAGGAGGCCCAGCAGGCTCCGGCTGGGGATGCGAGCAGCCAAGCAGAGGAAGCCGCTGCTGGGGAG GTGCTGGCCACCGGGGCTCTGTCCAGGGCCTGCGACCTCGTCCAGCAGCTCCATGTGGCCTACAGCCGCCTGGCCTCTGGCCTCCAGGGCCTCCCCACGGAGCTTCAGTGGCAGCTCCAGCAGGCTCGGCACAGCATTTGTGAGCTCTATGGCCTGGTCTCCTCAGCCGCCACGGTGGCGGAGCTGCCAGTCAAGCGGCTGGCTGAGAGCCGCCAGGGTGTGGGCCAGGCATGGCGGGGCCTGGAGCAGGTGCTGCGGAGCGTGCAGCAAGGCCCTCCGCTTGGCTGGCTGGTGGGGCCCTTCGCCCTGCCCGCCGATGGGCAGCCGCTGTAG